From Bacteroides uniformis:
GTCATTAAGTTTATCCCCTATCCCATCATCGTAGGTTTTACAAGCGGTATTGCCGTCACCATCTTCACTACGCAGATTGCCGATATTTTCGGGTTGACGTTCGGAGGAGAGAAAGTTCCGGGAGACTTTGTAGGAAAATGGATGATTTATTTCCGACATTTCGATACCGTAAACTGGTGGAACACGATTGTAAGTATTGTCAGCATCTTCATCATTGCCATTACACCGCGGTTCTCGAAGAAGATTCCGGGGTCACTTATTGCCATCATCGTGGTGACAGTGGCAGTCTGGCTGATGAAAGTATATGGAGGCATTGATTGTATCGATACCATCGGCGACCGTTTCAGCATCCGTGCCGAACTGCCGGATGCCGTGATGCCTGCCCTGGATTGGGAAGCGATAAAGAACTTGTTCCCCGTAGCCATTACAATCGCTGTACTGGGTGCCATCGAATCTTTGCTGTCTGCCACCGTGGCCGATGGTGTGATAGGCGACAAACACGATTCCAACACGGAACTGATAGCACAAGGTGTTGCCAACATGGCTACCCCGCTGTTTGGCGGTATCCCTGCCACCGGAGCCATCGCGCGTACCATGGCAAACATCAACAACGGAGGAAAAACTCCCGTAGCAGGCATGGTGCATGCAGTGGTATTGCTGCTTATCCTACTGTTCCTCATGCCGCTGGCACAGTATATCCCAATGGCTTGCCTGGCGGGTGTACTGGTCATAGTATCCTATAACATGAGTGGTTGGCGTACGTTCAAGGCATTATTGAAGAATCCTAAATCGGATGTCACGGTACTGCTGATTACTTTCTTCCTGACCGTCATCTTCGACCTGACTATTGCCATTGAAGTAGGTCTGGTGATTGCCTGCGTGCTGTTTATGCGCCGCGTCATGGAGACTACCGAAATATCCGTCATCAAAGATGA
This genomic window contains:
- a CDS encoding SulP family inorganic anion transporter, producing the protein MKAFGFRPKLYTALKNYSKELFMADLMAGIIVGIVALPLAIAFGIASGVSPEKGIITAIIAGFIISLMGGSKVQIGGPTGAFIVIIYGIIQQYGESGLIVATLMAGVLLILLGVFKLGAVIKFIPYPIIVGFTSGIAVTIFTTQIADIFGLTFGGEKVPGDFVGKWMIYFRHFDTVNWWNTIVSIVSIFIIAITPRFSKKIPGSLIAIIVVTVAVWLMKVYGGIDCIDTIGDRFSIRAELPDAVMPALDWEAIKNLFPVAITIAVLGAIESLLSATVADGVIGDKHDSNTELIAQGVANMATPLFGGIPATGAIARTMANINNGGKTPVAGMVHAVVLLLILLFLMPLAQYIPMACLAGVLVIVSYNMSGWRTFKALLKNPKSDVTVLLITFFLTVIFDLTIAIEVGLVIACVLFMRRVMETTEISVIKDEIDPNAESDIASNDEHLIIPEDVEVYEINGPYFFGIATKFEEIMARLGDRPKVRIIRMRKVPFIDSTGIHNLTSLCEMSQKEKITIVLSGVNEKVHKVLEKSGFYELLGEENICPNINVALERAKMIIQH